The DNA sequence ATCATTGTACATTGATCAATTCTTTAGAATGGGTTTTCCAATCTGCTGGTTGGATTAGAAATGCATCAATAACAAATTCTATTTTTATAAATCCAAATATGTTAGGTTATAGAGCACTTGATGTGTGTGATGATAATCAAACGTTTGATGATTTCCAGGCTGGTTTGTGTGATCCTCCAGGTGGTGGTTTAATCAATGGTATTACTGAAGTTGATTCATTCGGATTTACAGTTCCGTTTACTGATCTTGACAGAAAAATTTACATCGGTAATAATGTTTATGCATTTACTGACTACATGAAAGATTGGTATACCGGTTGCGGCTGGTGTCAAGAACAGCATAGAAATAGATTAGATGTAGAGCTTTATAATCCTCCGCCAATGTTGGGCGAAAATGAAATTGCTTTTATTGATTCTGTTGATGATCAGGGAAATAAAGTCTTTAAAACAATGAATGTTGATTGGACAACAATTTTTGAAGAAGATCCGGGCTTTGTTGTTGAACCAGTTAATCAGGATACATTCTTATTATTTGTGGAATATAAGTGGAGTACAGCAGCTGATGTTGACTGGTCATATCGTCCAGACGTTGGTTTAAATCAAATATGGCCTTTGCCAGAAAATTTGGCATACAATAATTCAGCTTACCAAACTGCAGCAATGGGTAATTTTCCATTGGGAGATTTAAATTGGTATCCGAATCAACTATCTGCATGGGAAGCTCAAAAAGAAACAGAATGGACAACTATAAATAATTGGCTACAAAATGGAACTGCTACTGATATTGAAGAAACATCTGGTTTAATTCCAGTCAATTATGAGCTTAAACAAAATTATCCTAACCCATTCAACCCAACTACAAATATTGAATATTCAATTCCGGTTGAAGGACATGTTTCGCTTAAGGTATTTAATAGTTTAGGACAAGAAGTTGCAACATTAGTTTTCTCAAATCAAAAAGCTGGAAATTACAATGCTACATTTGATGCAACTGGTTTAGCCAGTGGAATTTACATGTATCAGTTACAGTCAGAAAATATAACTTTAAGTAAAAAATTTGTACTTATTAAATAATGAAAAACAATTTTTCAAATTCATAAAGTAAGAAAAGTGGTTATATGTTTTTACAATTATTAAAATTTTTGTAAGACATTTAGATAATATTTTACACAATAGAAGGAGGAAAAAGTGTTCAAAAAACTAATTATTTTATTTATGTTTATCATATCAACTAATTTATCAGCCCAAACTGTAGTTCTGTCTGATGAATTTGATAGTGGAGACAGCAAATGGAATACCGGATGGATTGATGCATCAACAACAACAGTTGCTGTATCGATTGATAATACTGGTAAACTTTCAGGTACTAACTCCTACAAAATTGCAGTAACCAATGGCGGAGTAGAAATGTGGAGAGTCCAAAGAATCTCTGCGCTTCCACTAAAAGCAGGTTATCAATACACAATTTCTTTTATGGCTGTTGCAGATCAAGACAATGCCGGCATCAATTTTTTGTTTGAAATTGGTGGAGATCCTTACACAAAACGTATTGATGATACAGTTACAGTAACTACAACACCTCAAACTTATTCTTTTACTGTATCAGCCACAGAAAATGTTCCAGATAATTTTGCAAAATTTATGTTTGGATCAGCAAGAAACAATAACACAACTATCTGGTTAGATGCAGTTGTTGTTACAGAGATGGAAGATCCAACTCTTATTTCACAATGGGGATTATCGAAAGAATATAATACCTTATGGCCAATCCTAAATAATAGTGCAACTGCACCAGGAGATGCATCGATGGGTGGAGCAGCAGTAAGCGGATGGAAAGGATTACAAGGCGGATTTGGACAAGATCTTACAATAACTACTGATAAAGCTTTAGTTGTAAAGGGTCAGATGGAATTTGTAGGAGCCGATGCAGGAGATTCGTACACACCGATAAGATATGCATTAACATATCAAGATAGTAATACAACATTACAATATGCATTAACAGATTCAGCAACATGGTCACATAAAGGCAACCATTTCGGATATGAGTTCACACCAAGAACTGGAGCAGGCACAATGGCAAACGGAGCCGGCGGTGGCGGCACAGTGTGGACAGTAAATAATGGAAACTGGGCAAGTACATGGAGTAATGGCGGAAAACCGATAACAGCAGTAAATCAAGCACCAAGAAATGCACAAATAGTAGCTGGTGTTTATGATTTTGCAGTTTCTGTAAAATCAATTGATGACATAACTAATGAGATTAAATGGTATATGGTTGAAAAAAGCAATAAGTACTGGTTTGGTGGAACAATAATAGACACTTCAACAACAAAAAAATTCAACAGTATCATATTTGGAGTAAATGAAGTACCATGGACTGAATTCAAAGTAAGTGGAATGAGAGTTGAATTAACAGATCCAATCACAGTACCGGAAGCTCCATGGCAGGCATATTATGTAGATCAATGGGGATTATCGAAGGAATATAATACATTGTGGCCAATATTGAATGATAGCACAACATTAGTAGGAGATGCATCAATAGGTGGAGCAGCAGTAAGTGGATGGAAAGGATTACAAGGCGGATTTGGACAA is a window from the Ignavibacteriota bacterium genome containing:
- a CDS encoding T9SS type A sorting domain-containing protein, with the translated sequence MKKVSQIILVFLLLNIVSLAQKDTVHVLGLYESGGTYGTLNTAIEDAITNGTINNTVFKLTPYEVYVLSRSIYLDHNQNLEIVAPKAGTTQETAPPQIVWTEEAIDRVYIIQSYGDVILKNIWIRYADILGSKVSCSIVFENQETADDPEQGDFEGCIFDYCGIGAEAGGAVTVKADHFVGNFQNSYFRNLSDNHFRYYGRAVSFPYESTGWHYDKLLFENCTFSNLGRIVMQEGNEYSDNVHINHCTLINSLEWVFQSAGWIRNASITNSIFINPNMLGYRALDVCDDNQTFDDFQAGLCDPPGGGLINGITEVDSFGFTVPFTDLDRKIYIGNNVYAFTDYMKDWYTGCGWCQEQHRNRLDVELYNPPPMLGENEIAFIDSVDDQGNKVFKTMNVDWTTIFEEDPGFVVEPVNQDTFLLFVEYKWSTAADVDWSYRPDVGLNQIWPLPENLAYNNSAYQTAAMGNFPLGDLNWYPNQLSAWEAQKETEWTTINNWLQNGTATDIEETSGLIPVNYELKQNYPNPFNPTTNIEYSIPVEGHVSLKVFNSLGQEVATLVFSNQKAGNYNATFDATGLASGIYMYQLQSENITLSKKFVLIK